The following proteins are encoded in a genomic region of Nitrospiraceae bacterium:
- a CDS encoding DsrE family protein, whose product MESTTNIANPSLANKKLGLLLSTSPEHPNAETVYHLSKTALANKVDTYLYFIDEGVKNLEDPRFSELAKNGLKLFVCAYGCQQHHISTDGYGKEVTFCGLVILSNIIDGCDRFLAFN is encoded by the coding sequence ATGGAATCCACCACTAATATAGCCAATCCTTCTCTCGCCAACAAAAAATTAGGCCTCCTGCTCTCAACCTCACCCGAACATCCCAATGCAGAGACAGTCTACCACCTCTCCAAAACCGCGTTAGCTAATAAGGTGGATACCTATTTGTATTTTATTGATGAGGGAGTCAAAAACCTAGAAGACCCGAGATTTTCGGAGTTGGCGAAGAACGGACTGAAACTATTTGTGTGCGCCTATGGATGCCAACAACACCACATCTCAACTGACGGGTATGGCAAAGAAGTGACTTTTTGCGGCTTGGTTATTCTCTCAAACATCATCGACGGATGCGACCGTTTCCTGGCCTTCAATTAA
- a CDS encoding ATP-grasp domain-containing protein, translating to MRKLRVMALMHQDLVPPDDVEHADLAEVEWKTEFDVVSTLRDLGHEVMAVGVRDDLSVIDKLVTDWKPHIAFNLLEEFNGNPEFDQNVVSYLELLGVPYTGCNPKGLVLTRDKGWSKKIMAYHGIRCPEFVVYPLGRVIKWADEFPFPVIVKSISEEASLGISQASIVHDEDKLKERVEFVHQSVGTSVIVERYIEGRELYVGVLGNRRLQALPVWELHLKNLPPDALPIATARVKWSTKYQKKYGIQSGEVEGLHPKLVRHIQQTAKRVFHILGLNGYARMDFRLDPQEHLYILEANPNAQLAYGEDLAESAERAGISYEALIQRILNIGLSWKPESQR from the coding sequence ATGAGAAAGCTTCGTGTCATGGCCCTTATGCATCAGGATCTCGTGCCACCCGACGATGTGGAGCATGCCGATCTGGCTGAGGTTGAATGGAAAACCGAATTTGATGTGGTCTCCACTCTCCGGGATCTCGGCCATGAGGTTATGGCTGTCGGTGTCAGAGATGATTTAAGTGTTATTGATAAGCTGGTAACGGATTGGAAGCCGCACATTGCTTTCAATCTGCTGGAAGAATTCAATGGCAATCCGGAGTTTGATCAAAATGTCGTGTCTTATTTGGAGCTTCTGGGAGTTCCTTATACCGGATGTAATCCCAAGGGGCTTGTGCTTACCCGGGATAAGGGCTGGTCAAAAAAAATTATGGCCTATCACGGCATCCGATGCCCGGAGTTTGTGGTCTATCCACTGGGGCGAGTGATCAAGTGGGCAGACGAGTTTCCCTTTCCGGTCATTGTCAAATCCATTAGTGAAGAAGCGTCCCTCGGCATTTCTCAGGCCTCTATCGTCCATGACGAAGACAAACTCAAAGAACGTGTTGAATTTGTGCATCAGAGTGTAGGCACAAGCGTCATTGTCGAGCGGTACATTGAAGGGCGGGAACTCTATGTGGGCGTGCTAGGTAATCGACGCTTACAAGCCCTGCCGGTTTGGGAGTTGCACTTGAAAAATCTTCCTCCTGATGCGCTGCCGATTGCCACAGCCCGGGTGAAATGGAGTACGAAATATCAAAAAAAATATGGGATTCAATCGGGTGAGGTTGAGGGTCTACATCCTAAGCTGGTGCGGCATATTCAACAAACGGCAAAACGGGTCTTTCATATTTTGGGCTTGAACGGCTATGCCCGAATGGATTTCCGGTTGGATCCCCAGGAGCACCTGTATATATTGGAAGCCAATCCAAATGCTCAATTGGCGTATGGCGAAGATCTGGCTGAGTCGGCTGAACGAGCCGGTATTTCCTATGAAGCCCTGATTCAACGAATTCTGAATATCGGTCTGAGCTGGAAACCTGAAAGCCAACGGTAG
- the shc gene encoding squalene--hopene cyclase — MLTSTRHLILETAIDLLGRNGVSALTLEHVAREAGISKGGLLYHFEGKEQLLAGLIELLIQDLERKQVGEFLTSSIHEEHPGMALSHEIIDNPAHNRSLRGEEIASILMAAFSINPRLLEPIRERYQNCQSIFLANTIDPTRSLLGRLAVEGLWFSEALGLAPPTREQRATVVLEIQSHTQSGEPMRDTSTTTIPTPPHDAIAELASFKSHVEELERQAYQPTQTSARALLAKQNPKGFWQGDLTADTTLESDYVLLLLWLYPPENGAWEPRIQTKVKEAIRTILDRQLSDGGWNIYTEGPAEVNATTRAYVALRVGGYDPDQPLMQRARERILALGGLQATNSYTKNNLSMFGLFPRKYTPSVPPELVLIPGNVLYEISSWSRAIVVPLSILQASGVQRSVPGNWTVDELMVPNRKLRLPRKDPFSLMFHQVDKILKIWEKRGFKDVRAKAIREAEKWMLDHMRFTDGLGAIFPGMMYALMAMDALGYERDHPDFIDTLGQLEGLILEKEDALQFQPSLSPVWDTAISMFALGELGVGEPQAMQRAADWLLSKEIRRKGDWSVKRPDLQPGGWPFQFANELYPDIDDTAMVLLALQHAKASDPDRQTRAEGRAINWLLGMQSSDGGWAAFDVDNNWALLNKVPFADHNAMLDPSCPDITGRVLEALCRRDYTYQHQAIARAVQFLLGHQQADGSWDGRWGVNYTYGTFLAVRGLRASGSPAANAAIQRAATWVRSIQNQDGGWGESCASYEKQEFVPASSTPSQTAWALLALEAAGDRTSKPVHRGIDWLLTHQNQQGEWDEELMTGTGFPNVFYLKYHLYSHYFPLLALATWQAGLKNS; from the coding sequence ATGCTAACTTCAACACGGCATTTGATTCTTGAGACCGCCATAGACCTGCTGGGACGAAACGGCGTCAGTGCGTTGACGCTTGAGCATGTCGCTCGAGAAGCCGGAATCAGTAAAGGTGGCTTACTCTATCATTTTGAGGGAAAGGAACAGTTACTCGCGGGGCTTATCGAATTACTCATCCAGGATTTAGAACGCAAACAGGTTGGAGAATTTCTCACTAGCTCCATTCATGAGGAACATCCAGGCATGGCTCTTAGCCATGAGATTATCGACAATCCCGCCCATAATCGGTCCCTTCGTGGAGAAGAAATTGCCTCCATTCTCATGGCGGCGTTTTCCATCAATCCCCGCCTACTTGAACCCATTCGAGAGCGGTACCAAAATTGTCAGAGCATTTTTCTGGCCAATACCATCGATCCGACTCGTTCCCTCTTGGGGCGGCTGGCTGTCGAAGGGCTTTGGTTCAGTGAGGCCCTTGGATTAGCGCCACCCACGCGCGAGCAACGAGCCACTGTTGTTTTGGAGATCCAATCTCACACACAATCAGGAGAACCCATGAGAGACACGTCCACAACCACCATACCCACACCGCCTCATGACGCCATCGCGGAATTGGCTTCCTTTAAGTCACATGTGGAGGAACTCGAACGACAAGCATACCAACCCACCCAAACCTCTGCGCGTGCACTGCTCGCGAAACAAAATCCGAAAGGGTTTTGGCAGGGAGACTTGACCGCCGACACAACATTGGAATCCGACTATGTGTTGCTTTTACTCTGGCTCTATCCACCAGAGAACGGGGCGTGGGAGCCCAGAATTCAGACAAAAGTCAAGGAAGCCATACGCACCATCCTTGACCGGCAACTTTCAGATGGTGGGTGGAACATTTATACCGAAGGACCGGCCGAAGTTAACGCCACCACCCGAGCATACGTCGCGCTTCGAGTGGGTGGTTATGATCCCGACCAACCACTTATGCAGCGTGCGCGTGAACGCATTCTTGCCCTCGGAGGCCTTCAAGCCACCAATAGCTACACGAAAAATAACCTGAGCATGTTCGGTCTCTTCCCGAGAAAGTACACTCCAAGCGTTCCACCCGAACTTGTCCTGATCCCTGGGAATGTCTTGTATGAAATTTCATCGTGGAGTCGGGCCATCGTCGTCCCCCTTTCCATTCTTCAAGCGTCCGGAGTACAACGCAGCGTGCCCGGGAATTGGACCGTTGACGAACTCATGGTGCCCAATCGAAAACTGAGGCTCCCGAGAAAAGATCCCTTTTCTCTCATGTTTCATCAGGTGGACAAGATATTAAAAATCTGGGAAAAGCGGGGATTTAAGGATGTTCGCGCTAAGGCGATACGCGAAGCAGAGAAGTGGATGTTAGATCACATGCGGTTCACGGATGGATTGGGAGCAATTTTTCCGGGAATGATGTATGCCCTTATGGCGATGGATGCTCTGGGCTATGAGCGGGACCACCCGGACTTCATTGACACACTAGGGCAGCTTGAAGGACTCATTCTTGAGAAAGAAGATGCTTTGCAGTTTCAGCCAAGCTTGTCCCCCGTATGGGATACCGCTATCTCAATGTTTGCATTAGGAGAACTCGGTGTTGGTGAACCGCAAGCCATGCAGCGGGCAGCCGACTGGCTATTAAGCAAGGAGATTCGCCGCAAAGGAGACTGGTCGGTCAAGCGACCGGATTTGCAACCTGGAGGATGGCCTTTCCAATTTGCGAATGAACTCTACCCGGATATCGACGACACCGCCATGGTCTTGTTGGCCCTACAACATGCCAAGGCCTCCGATCCCGACCGGCAGACCCGCGCCGAAGGTCGTGCCATCAATTGGTTATTAGGGATGCAATCCTCAGACGGGGGTTGGGCTGCCTTTGATGTCGATAACAACTGGGCCCTGCTGAATAAGGTCCCATTCGCAGACCACAATGCCATGCTTGATCCCAGCTGTCCGGATATCACCGGACGGGTGCTAGAGGCACTCTGCCGGCGTGATTACACATACCAACACCAGGCAATCGCGCGTGCCGTCCAATTTCTCCTGGGCCACCAACAAGCCGATGGGAGTTGGGATGGACGCTGGGGCGTAAATTATACCTATGGGACATTCCTCGCCGTGCGTGGCCTTCGCGCAAGTGGCTCCCCCGCTGCAAACGCCGCCATCCAGCGTGCCGCCACATGGGTACGCTCAATCCAAAACCAGGATGGGGGTTGGGGGGAAAGCTGTGCTAGCTATGAAAAACAGGAATTTGTTCCAGCATCAAGCACCCCTTCACAAACAGCCTGGGCTCTGCTTGCACTTGAGGCGGCTGGCGATCGAACCTCAAAACCCGTTCATCGTGGAATCGACTGGCTGCTCACCCATCAGAATCAGCAAGGAGAGTGGGACGAGGAACTCATGACTGGAACCGGATTCCCCAACGTTTTCTATTTGAAATACCATTTGTACTCTCACTACTTTCCTTTATTGGCGCTTGCCACTTGGCAAGCAGGATTAAAAAACTCATGA
- a CDS encoding bifunctional folylpolyglutamate synthase/dihydrofolate synthase — translation MASYPETLDYLFSLHRFGIKLGLEAITDILARLGNPQRQYPTLHIAGTNGKGSSSAMLASILQANGYRVGLYTSPHLIDFRERIRVQGTDISEEWVCALTEQIRRIADSLGTLTFFEFTTALAFLHFKNQQVDIAVVEVGMGGQFDATNVLSPMGALITGISFDHEAYLGDSLQKIAREKAGIITQKAPVVLGPMPEEILQIFEIQARKWQAPCFRMGQEFFLLENSATTFTYQGPRWTLPGLQTNLPGRHQMVNATNALAVLEMAVDSIFPISPSAIRTGLQDVRWRGRLEIVQRNPFLLLDGAHNLAGAQVLFDFLHSQIHDGAGRQLILVVGMMRDKNLRGFLRVLIPLVDHLILTQPRMERAASVDELSQAVDRDDLVPCLLADSWEAVCRAKDIAKPADVICVTGSLFLVGEVLNRLTQPGSPT, via the coding sequence GTGGCTAGTTATCCAGAAACGCTTGACTATCTTTTCTCCTTGCACCGGTTTGGTATCAAGCTTGGCCTGGAAGCCATTACCGATATTCTTGCCAGGCTGGGGAATCCTCAGCGCCAATATCCCACCCTTCATATTGCCGGCACGAACGGGAAGGGTTCCTCCTCAGCCATGCTGGCCAGCATCCTTCAAGCGAACGGGTATCGGGTTGGTCTGTATACTTCCCCGCATTTGATTGATTTCCGGGAGCGCATACGTGTTCAGGGAACAGACATTTCGGAAGAATGGGTCTGTGCCCTGACCGAGCAAATCCGGCGAATTGCCGATTCACTCGGAACACTGACATTTTTTGAATTTACGACCGCGCTGGCTTTTCTCCATTTTAAAAACCAACAAGTGGATATTGCGGTGGTGGAAGTCGGAATGGGCGGACAGTTTGATGCGACCAATGTGTTGAGCCCCATGGGGGCTTTGATAACAGGGATTAGTTTTGATCATGAGGCCTATTTGGGAGACTCTCTGCAGAAGATTGCAAGGGAGAAGGCCGGCATCATTACACAAAAGGCTCCGGTGGTTTTGGGACCCATGCCGGAAGAGATTCTCCAGATTTTTGAAATCCAGGCCAGGAAGTGGCAGGCACCATGCTTTCGGATGGGTCAGGAGTTTTTTCTTCTGGAAAACAGCGCAACGACGTTTACCTATCAAGGGCCGCGATGGACGCTTCCAGGACTACAGACGAATTTGCCAGGCCGGCATCAGATGGTGAATGCGACGAATGCTCTGGCGGTATTGGAGATGGCTGTCGATAGCATATTCCCTATTTCACCGTCGGCCATCCGGACCGGTTTGCAAGACGTGAGATGGAGAGGTCGCTTAGAAATCGTGCAACGAAATCCATTTTTGCTTCTGGATGGCGCGCACAATCTTGCTGGGGCTCAGGTGTTATTTGACTTTCTTCACTCACAAATTCATGATGGCGCGGGACGACAACTTATTTTGGTGGTTGGGATGATGCGCGACAAAAATCTTCGGGGATTTTTGCGTGTGTTGATTCCTCTTGTTGACCACCTGATTCTCACCCAGCCACGGATGGAAAGGGCGGCGTCGGTAGATGAGCTCAGTCAGGCCGTCGATCGCGATGATCTGGTGCCGTGTCTACTTGCAGATTCATGGGAGGCTGTTTGCAGGGCCAAAGACATCGCGAAACCCGCAGATGTGATCTGTGTGACCGGGTCGTTATTCCTGGTTGGGGAGGTACTCAATCGGCTCACTCAGCCGGGTTCCCCAACGTGA
- the moaC gene encoding cyclic pyranopterin monophosphate synthase MoaC, producing the protein MANLTHFNESGRARMVDVTDKSPTERVAVAEGKVFVLPETLEKILAGRITKGDVLAVAQVAGVMGAKRTPDLIPMCHPLLLTGVDVDFQEDSHPNSDGRCVITIVATVKTTGNTGVEMEAMTAVSVAALTIYDMCKAVDKGMEFGEIALVSKSGGKSGTYVRGRQSG; encoded by the coding sequence ATGGCAAATCTTACGCATTTTAATGAGTCCGGACGGGCTCGAATGGTGGATGTGACGGACAAGTCTCCAACCGAGCGTGTGGCGGTTGCAGAGGGGAAAGTGTTTGTCTTGCCGGAAACCCTTGAAAAAATTCTTGCAGGTCGAATTACGAAGGGTGATGTGCTGGCCGTGGCTCAGGTAGCCGGTGTGATGGGGGCCAAACGGACCCCGGATCTGATCCCAATGTGCCATCCCTTACTTCTCACAGGAGTGGATGTCGACTTCCAAGAAGACTCCCACCCTAATTCTGACGGACGGTGTGTTATTACGATTGTCGCAACGGTGAAAACCACTGGAAATACCGGAGTGGAAATGGAGGCCATGACAGCTGTTTCCGTGGCAGCTCTGACGATTTATGATATGTGTAAGGCCGTAGATAAAGGCATGGAGTTTGGAGAGATCGCCCTGGTTTCAAAATCCGGGGGAAAGTCAGGCACGTATGTCCGTGGTCGACAAAGCGGGTAG
- a CDS encoding molybdenum cofactor biosynthesis protein MoaE, with protein MAVELEESMLVRVQLENFSIDEELDRVRSRSRRIGGIAMFLGTARDRSKGRDVSSMSFDHYEGMAQKKLKEIREQALRDFAIIEALVLHRYGPIEIGENIVLIIVGAEHRADAFKACQWCIDELKKITPIWKMETTPEGEVWVEEHP; from the coding sequence ATGGCTGTTGAATTAGAAGAAAGCATGCTGGTTCGGGTGCAACTGGAAAATTTTTCCATTGATGAAGAATTGGATCGAGTGCGGTCACGGTCCCGTCGAATCGGGGGAATTGCCATGTTTTTGGGTACGGCTCGTGATCGCTCCAAGGGTCGAGACGTGAGTTCCATGAGTTTTGATCACTACGAAGGGATGGCCCAGAAAAAGCTCAAAGAAATCCGAGAACAGGCACTTCGTGATTTTGCCATTATTGAGGCATTGGTCCTGCATCGCTATGGTCCCATTGAAATTGGTGAAAATATTGTGCTGATCATCGTTGGGGCTGAACATCGTGCTGATGCGTTTAAGGCTTGCCAATGGTGTATCGATGAACTCAAGAAAATTACTCCAATCTGGAAAATGGAAACGACGCCTGAAGGCGAAGTGTGGGTGGAGGAACACCCATAA
- a CDS encoding LPS-assembly protein LptD, producing MFGQPDGPAVESEEVPAASSAGKGSAEPTSEGVPVAINGDRIEYDNNREEYQATGAVDITRGPIHLNADEATLQKLTGRLTARGHVHLRDEKTDIWSEELELNLNTEAGVIINGSIFLKEQNSFVTGRRLQRFSETHYRVKEGSFTNCDAKNGEIPAWRFNFHDMDVEYEDSLFGKGVWFNVNDVPVFPLPTFRYPLGASRKSGFLFPTTGYNTNFGYQYRQGYFWAINPSNDLTISPQILTERGGGADLEYRYVWNRLTKGEWLVRSLYDTQQNRGRAEVRGAHVQQFNPDLSLRMRANFSSDRTVLQNFSSSGTQRALPSQESHLTILQRLDHGALYFSGQYIQPLSTGGSTTFQRLPEIGHRFVNPSVLGSPISLTAETTAVQFHRQTGFDVGRIDVMPGLSMEGLHLGHALGFRPQVKFREVGYSRGLTDKSAQHRETFWAGAELFSNVSKRFSLGDGNWIRHSIQPNVIYEYVPQTKQSELVQIDAVDDLIQKSLVTYSLRNRLSQIGGGTSNAWLDLFFAQSYHVADPPPFASRFSDIWTRGDFHSPVDSSAFISAFNLRVDAFYDPNRKYFSQMNTDVLIQSRQTWYMTVGQRYTKAGTRVRRGDIWNPVSFNEVLAPDEEILYLTTGGGVRLPHGVTLGTKWYHDLRTGQTAEWDVVGLYQNPCRCFSLGLTYTRLPDRSQFEFLISLTGLWGTQGHGTQLMKLILGPIMAGERGIPWDYR from the coding sequence GTGTTCGGGCAACCGGATGGTCCCGCTGTGGAATCCGAGGAAGTCCCTGCTGCTTCCTCAGCTGGGAAGGGCTCTGCCGAACCAACTTCAGAGGGAGTTCCCGTCGCCATTAATGGCGACCGGATTGAATATGATAATAATCGGGAAGAATATCAAGCGACCGGGGCTGTGGATATCACACGCGGACCCATTCATCTCAATGCGGATGAAGCCACGCTACAAAAGCTTACGGGGCGTCTCACGGCGCGTGGGCATGTGCATTTACGAGATGAGAAGACCGATATCTGGTCGGAGGAGCTTGAACTCAATCTCAATACCGAAGCGGGTGTGATCATCAATGGTAGTATTTTTCTCAAGGAGCAGAATTCCTTTGTGACGGGCCGACGTCTCCAGCGGTTTTCTGAAACCCATTATCGGGTCAAGGAGGGTTCCTTTACCAATTGTGATGCGAAGAATGGCGAGATTCCAGCCTGGCGATTTAACTTTCATGATATGGATGTGGAATATGAGGACAGTTTGTTTGGTAAAGGCGTATGGTTCAATGTGAACGATGTGCCGGTGTTCCCGCTTCCCACCTTTCGATATCCGCTGGGCGCTTCTCGAAAAAGCGGATTCTTGTTTCCTACTACCGGGTACAATACTAATTTCGGTTACCAGTATCGGCAGGGGTATTTTTGGGCCATCAATCCCAGCAATGATTTAACCATTTCCCCCCAAATCTTAACGGAGCGTGGAGGAGGCGCGGATCTGGAATATCGCTATGTGTGGAATCGGCTCACAAAGGGAGAATGGTTGGTACGCTCGCTTTATGATACCCAGCAAAATCGTGGGCGGGCAGAAGTTCGAGGAGCTCATGTTCAGCAATTTAATCCTGATTTGTCCTTACGAATGCGCGCCAATTTTTCAAGTGATCGAACGGTTTTGCAGAATTTTAGCAGTTCCGGGACTCAACGGGCTTTACCCAGCCAAGAGTCTCATCTCACTATTTTGCAACGGCTTGATCATGGAGCGCTGTATTTTTCTGGTCAATATATTCAGCCGTTAAGCACCGGCGGGAGTACGACCTTTCAGCGTTTACCGGAAATCGGGCATCGCTTCGTGAATCCCAGTGTCTTGGGCAGTCCCATATCGCTGACTGCGGAAACGACCGCGGTGCAATTTCACAGGCAGACGGGATTCGATGTCGGCCGTATCGATGTGATGCCGGGACTGTCAATGGAAGGGCTCCATCTGGGGCATGCATTGGGATTCCGTCCCCAGGTGAAATTTCGTGAAGTCGGGTATAGCCGAGGACTGACTGACAAATCAGCGCAACATCGTGAAACCTTTTGGGCCGGCGCTGAATTGTTCTCGAATGTCTCAAAACGGTTTTCCCTCGGCGATGGGAATTGGATCCGGCATTCTATACAACCGAATGTAATTTATGAGTATGTGCCACAGACAAAACAATCCGAATTAGTTCAGATCGATGCGGTGGATGATTTGATTCAAAAGAGCCTGGTGACCTATTCCTTGAGAAATCGTCTGAGCCAAATTGGTGGCGGGACGTCCAATGCCTGGTTGGATCTGTTCTTTGCCCAAAGTTATCATGTGGCCGATCCCCCGCCCTTCGCCTCCCGCTTTTCAGATATCTGGACACGGGGGGATTTTCATTCACCGGTCGATTCCTCAGCCTTCATCTCGGCCTTCAATCTGAGGGTTGATGCCTTTTACGATCCGAATAGGAAATATTTTTCTCAGATGAACACGGATGTGCTCATCCAAAGCCGGCAGACATGGTATATGACCGTTGGTCAGCGGTATACCAAAGCGGGGACGAGAGTGCGCCGTGGAGATATTTGGAATCCCGTGTCGTTTAATGAGGTGTTGGCTCCGGATGAGGAAATTCTCTATCTGACCACTGGTGGTGGAGTGCGTTTGCCGCATGGTGTGACCCTGGGCACCAAGTGGTATCATGACTTACGGACGGGACAGACTGCGGAATGGGATGTGGTCGGGCTATACCAAAATCCTTGCCGATGTTTTTCCCTCGGGCTTACATATACAAGGCTTCCTGACCGCTCACAATTTGAATTTCTTATCAGTCTGACCGGGTTGTGGGGTACCCAAGGGCATGGGACGCAATTAATGAAGTTGATTTTGGGCCCCATCATGGCGGGAGAGCGTGGAATTCCTTGGGACTATCGGTAA
- a CDS encoding MoaD/ThiS family protein, giving the protein MKIKLFGMLKTMIPGGKDLEVAFSEGEQVKDLVHAIQREYPQVGELLEKKKVLVSVNQEIAHWDTVLDTADEVALLPPFAGGSGEL; this is encoded by the coding sequence GTGAAGATTAAATTATTCGGGATGTTGAAGACCATGATTCCCGGTGGGAAGGATTTAGAAGTGGCCTTTTCCGAAGGTGAACAGGTTAAGGATCTGGTTCATGCCATACAGAGGGAATATCCTCAGGTTGGTGAATTGCTCGAAAAGAAAAAAGTGCTGGTGTCGGTGAATCAAGAAATCGCTCATTGGGACACGGTGCTGGATACGGCTGATGAGGTCGCATTATTGCCTCCCTTTGCGGGAGGATCAGGCGAATTATGA
- the moaA gene encoding GTP 3',8-cyclase MoaA yields the protein MDGGGAVTLPEAVKDVWGRPLRSLRVSVTDRCNLRCQYCMPEENYVWLPRENLLTFEEIAFLTNLFSNRGIDRVRITGGEPLLRNNVAELIKMLRQNSRIHDIAMTTNGVLLSEQAQALFDAGLHRVTVSLDTLKPARFKALTRRDTLDRVLEGIASVGRVGFKGLKLDTVAMKGYNEDEIIPLIEYGKQVNGEVRFIEYMDVGGANDWSAEKVLSRKEILKMVGEYYGSVEPVEEVSSAPAQRFQLSDGTIFGIISSTTVPFCSTCDRSRLTADGMWYLCLYAKTGVDLRKLLRMERSREDILSIIQAVWENRKDRGAEERKELEQVSGRGRYIDIERLRQDPHLEMHARGG from the coding sequence ATGGATGGGGGGGGAGCCGTGACTCTGCCGGAAGCGGTTAAAGATGTCTGGGGACGTCCCTTGCGATCCTTGCGGGTGTCAGTGACCGATCGATGCAATTTACGTTGTCAGTACTGTATGCCTGAGGAAAATTATGTGTGGCTTCCTCGGGAAAATCTGTTGACATTCGAAGAAATCGCCTTCCTGACGAATTTATTTTCCAATCGGGGAATTGATCGAGTTCGTATTACCGGCGGCGAACCTCTATTACGCAATAATGTCGCGGAACTCATCAAAATGCTTCGTCAAAACTCTCGCATTCACGATATTGCGATGACCACCAATGGGGTGTTGTTGAGCGAGCAGGCGCAGGCTCTTTTCGATGCCGGGCTCCATCGGGTCACGGTGAGTCTGGATACATTGAAGCCCGCGCGGTTTAAAGCACTGACTCGACGCGATACTCTGGACAGAGTGTTGGAAGGCATTGCTTCAGTGGGACGGGTCGGGTTCAAAGGGTTGAAGCTGGATACGGTCGCCATGAAGGGGTACAACGAGGATGAAATTATTCCCTTGATTGAATACGGCAAGCAGGTCAACGGAGAAGTTCGTTTTATTGAATATATGGATGTCGGTGGAGCCAATGACTGGTCGGCGGAAAAGGTCCTTTCCCGGAAAGAGATCTTGAAAATGGTCGGTGAGTATTATGGTTCCGTCGAGCCGGTGGAGGAGGTCAGTTCGGCTCCTGCGCAGCGATTCCAGCTATCAGATGGCACTATATTTGGTATTATCTCTTCCACTACCGTGCCTTTCTGTTCGACATGTGACCGGAGTCGTCTGACGGCTGACGGGATGTGGTATTTGTGCTTGTATGCCAAAACCGGTGTTGACCTTCGCAAGCTCCTTCGAATGGAACGATCACGAGAAGATATTCTCTCCATCATACAGGCTGTCTGGGAAAACCGAAAAGATCGGGGTGCGGAAGAACGCAAAGAGCTTGAACAGGTCAGCGGTCGTGGCCGGTACATTGATATTGAGCGGTTGCGCCAAGATCCACATTTGGAAATGCATGCAAGGGGTGGCTGA
- a CDS encoding acetyl-CoA carboxylase carboxyltransferase subunit beta gives MGWFKRNKNTDPEGTSIKIVEGMWVKCAVCRAIIFKREVERNLKVCPKCQYHFPLSVGERLELIVDPGSFEEWDEDLVPVDPLQFVDTLPYRKRIHKAQEKTGKKEAILTGRCQIGRKPVALGIFDFSFMGGSMGSVVGEKICRAIDHALTGHMPFLLVTTSGGARMQEGTLSLMQMAKTASALAKLQEARIPFVVLLTDPTFGGVTASVAMLGDIILAEPKALIGFAGPRVIEQTIKEHLPEGFQRAEFLLEHGMVDHIVERKNLKPTLETLLAHCVTEVSSPSE, from the coding sequence ATGGGATGGTTTAAACGGAATAAAAACACGGATCCCGAAGGCACGTCCATTAAAATTGTGGAAGGGATGTGGGTTAAATGCGCAGTGTGTCGCGCCATTATTTTTAAACGCGAGGTTGAGCGAAATTTAAAAGTCTGCCCGAAATGCCAATACCATTTTCCGCTATCGGTTGGTGAGCGATTGGAATTGATCGTCGATCCAGGTTCATTCGAGGAATGGGATGAAGATTTAGTCCCAGTGGATCCCCTTCAATTTGTGGACACATTGCCGTACCGCAAGCGCATTCACAAGGCTCAAGAAAAAACGGGGAAGAAAGAAGCGATTTTGACCGGGCGATGTCAAATTGGCAGGAAACCCGTTGCGCTTGGCATTTTTGACTTTTCATTCATGGGTGGGAGCATGGGATCGGTAGTCGGCGAGAAAATCTGTCGGGCAATCGACCACGCGCTGACGGGGCATATGCCATTTTTATTGGTCACGACTTCCGGTGGAGCACGAATGCAAGAGGGGACTTTGTCACTCATGCAAATGGCCAAAACGGCTTCAGCCTTGGCGAAACTACAAGAAGCTCGAATTCCCTTCGTTGTCCTGTTAACGGATCCGACGTTTGGCGGGGTCACTGCCAGTGTCGCGATGTTAGGGGATATCATTCTAGCGGAACCGAAGGCGCTGATTGGGTTTGCAGGCCCACGGGTCATAGAGCAAACGATCAAAGAGCATTTGCCTGAAGGCTTTCAACGTGCTGAGTTTTTGCTGGAACATGGCATGGTTGATCATATCGTGGAACGAAAAAATCTTAAGCCAACCCTGGAAACGTTGCTTGCGCATTGTGTGACAGAAGTCTCTTCCCCTTCGGAGTAA